In one Halorubrum sp. CBA1229 genomic region, the following are encoded:
- a CDS encoding cation:proton antiporter — protein sequence MSSELIPLVASIIAIGVIAQLLADRFEVPSIVFLLVAGVALGPEGLGFITPDTFASLPAIVGLSVAIIVFEGAFHLRIESIRQATRESIRLVSIGAAISLVGTALVVRLALDADWGVAFLIGSLLVATGPTVITPILRVVPVRDRVATALETEGIVNDVTAAILAIVVFKTMRLQEPSVPAFLELFIERIGTGIGVGVIVAVVIWVVLRYIDLSPGDAPRNARLVVLAGALVAFGAADTVASEAGVAAVATAGIILGNADIPYEEEIADFKGDITLIVLSFVFIALAALLRFSDLIALGVGGLVVAAAVIFLIRPLDVLVSTQGGDFTTSERLFVSFVGPRGIIPASVATLFAVELQAAGQSEAATLLVGTVFLVIFSTVVLEGGFARQIAEYLDVIPMRVLIIGSGRVGREVAARLENRGENVVIIENDETAIETARSEGLTVHIGDGANVDTLRSAGIENAKTVIAATGDDTVNLFVGQQATTNFDVDRVVCRANDPENLDAFDDLGVETISPTQATAQAIDDHIERPAMARWVDMLGEEGDVQEVTLQNPELVGQSLNELGPEIPGRCLVALVSQGDETFVPEATYTLEADDHLTLIGEPEAVQSTMSLIRGK from the coding sequence GTGTCAAGTGAACTGATACCACTGGTAGCGTCGATCATCGCGATCGGAGTCATCGCGCAGCTACTTGCCGATCGCTTCGAAGTACCGAGCATCGTCTTCCTCCTCGTCGCGGGGGTCGCTCTCGGTCCCGAGGGACTCGGGTTCATCACCCCGGACACCTTCGCGTCGCTTCCGGCCATCGTCGGGCTCTCGGTCGCGATCATCGTTTTCGAGGGCGCGTTCCACCTGCGGATAGAGAGCATCCGACAGGCGACGAGAGAGAGCATCCGGCTCGTCTCGATCGGAGCGGCCATCTCGCTCGTCGGCACCGCGCTCGTCGTCCGCCTCGCGCTGGACGCCGATTGGGGAGTGGCGTTCCTCATCGGTTCGCTGCTGGTCGCGACCGGCCCGACCGTCATCACGCCGATCCTGCGGGTCGTTCCCGTTCGCGATCGAGTGGCGACGGCGCTGGAGACCGAAGGGATCGTCAACGACGTCACGGCGGCCATTCTCGCCATCGTGGTCTTCAAGACGATGCGGTTACAGGAACCGTCGGTACCGGCGTTCCTCGAGCTGTTCATCGAGCGGATCGGGACCGGGATCGGAGTCGGCGTCATCGTCGCGGTCGTGATCTGGGTCGTTCTCCGCTACATCGACCTCTCGCCGGGCGACGCGCCGCGAAACGCTCGGCTGGTCGTCCTCGCTGGCGCTCTCGTCGCGTTCGGCGCCGCCGACACCGTCGCGAGCGAGGCGGGGGTCGCCGCCGTCGCGACGGCCGGCATCATACTCGGGAACGCCGATATCCCCTACGAGGAGGAGATCGCCGATTTCAAAGGCGACATCACGCTTATCGTCCTCTCGTTCGTGTTCATCGCGTTGGCGGCGCTGCTCAGGTTCAGCGACCTGATCGCGCTGGGCGTCGGCGGCCTCGTCGTCGCCGCCGCGGTCATCTTCCTCATCCGGCCGCTGGACGTGCTCGTCTCCACGCAGGGAGGGGACTTCACCACGTCCGAACGGTTGTTCGTCAGTTTCGTCGGCCCGCGGGGGATCATTCCCGCCTCGGTCGCGACGCTGTTCGCGGTCGAGCTACAGGCGGCCGGCCAGTCCGAGGCCGCGACGCTGCTCGTCGGAACCGTCTTCTTGGTCATCTTTTCGACCGTCGTGCTTGAGGGCGGGTTCGCCCGCCAGATCGCCGAATACCTCGACGTGATACCAATGCGTGTACTCATCATCGGCAGCGGGCGGGTCGGCCGCGAGGTCGCCGCTCGACTCGAAAACAGGGGAGAGAACGTCGTCATCATCGAGAACGACGAGACAGCGATCGAAACCGCCCGCAGCGAGGGACTCACGGTGCACATTGGCGACGGGGCCAACGTGGACACGCTCCGCTCGGCCGGTATCGAGAACGCCAAGACCGTCATCGCGGCGACCGGCGACGACACGGTGAACCTCTTCGTCGGGCAACAGGCCACCACGAACTTCGACGTCGATCGCGTGGTCTGCCGGGCGAACGACCCGGAGAACCTCGACGCGTTCGATGACCTCGGCGTCGAGACGATCTCGCCGACCCAGGCGACGGCGCAAGCCATCGACGACCACATCGAGCGTCCGGCGATGGCCCGCTGGGTGGACATGCTCGGCGAGGAGGGCGACGTGCAGGAGGTGACGCTTCAGAACCCGGAGCTCGTCGGACAGTCGCTCAACGAGCTCGGTCCGGAGATCCCGGGTCGCTGTCTCGTCGCTCTCGTCTCCCAGGGCGACGAGACCTTCGTGCCCGAGGCGACGTATACGCTCGAAGCCGACGACCACCTCACCCTCATCGGCGAACCGGAAGCCGTCCAGTCGACCATGTCGCTGATACGCGGGAAGTAA